In Rosa chinensis cultivar Old Blush chromosome 1, RchiOBHm-V2, whole genome shotgun sequence, a genomic segment contains:
- the LOC112197460 gene encoding uncharacterized protein LOC112197460 isoform X2, which produces MRARACFFASRDEREGTIEFSNRELSFQNRRLSGQSIVRSGADNTSNTERWAGKEAQSCGTRVAQPTVTLMTQRKLVLKKILTIFLGGLKHTKWKPKEWIPRGVGDFVVCTRDT; this is translated from the exons ATGAGAGCGAGGGCATGCTTCTTTGCTTCGCGCGATGAGAGAGAGGGAACGATCGAGTTTTCAAATAGGGAACTGAGCTTCCAAAATCGACGACTCTCGGGCCAATCAATAGTTCGGTCCGGCGCCGACAATACTTCCAATACTGAG CGGTGGGCAGGCAAAGAAGCTCAAAGTTGTGGTACTCGAGTAGCTCAACCGACAGTGACACTAATGACACAAAGAAAGTTGGTGCTGAAGAAGATTTTGACGATTTTCTTAGGTGGCTTGAAACATACGAAATGGAAGCCCAAGGAGTGGATCCCAAGAGGGGTTGGGGATTTCGTGGTGTGCACAAG
- the LOC112197460 gene encoding uncharacterized protein LOC112197460 isoform X1 has protein sequence MRARACFFASRDEREGTIEFSNRELSFQNRRLSGQSIVRSGADNTSNTERWAGKEAQSCGTRVAQPTVTLMTQRKLVLKKILTIFLGGLKHTKWKPKEWIPRGVGDFVVCTRFPSTGS, from the exons ATGAGAGCGAGGGCATGCTTCTTTGCTTCGCGCGATGAGAGAGAGGGAACGATCGAGTTTTCAAATAGGGAACTGAGCTTCCAAAATCGACGACTCTCGGGCCAATCAATAGTTCGGTCCGGCGCCGACAATACTTCCAATACTGAG CGGTGGGCAGGCAAAGAAGCTCAAAGTTGTGGTACTCGAGTAGCTCAACCGACAGTGACACTAATGACACAAAGAAAGTTGGTGCTGAAGAAGATTTTGACGATTTTCTTAGGTGGCTTGAAACATACGAAATGGAAGCCCAAGGAGTGGATCCCAAGAGGGGTTGGGGATTTCGTGGTGTGCACAAG